One Glycine soja cultivar W05 chromosome 2, ASM419377v2, whole genome shotgun sequence genomic region harbors:
- the LOC114402574 gene encoding EH domain-containing protein 1-like isoform X1 — translation MEFDPIPIGSCSKEHQMIYKEWFNYADSDSDGRITGSDATKFFAMSNLSREDLKQVWAIADSKRQGYLGFTEFIIAMQLVSLAQSGHSITPDLLTSDVDFTNGKPPSMEGLDVLLVKKKHKQKEVDANAISNNAGSSQLQPSPSSNWFSSKSTKKVPLSSVTSIIDGLKRLYIQKLKPLEVNYRFNDFVSPLLTNSDFDAKPMVMLLGQYSTGKTTFIKHLLKSSYPGAHIGPEPTTDRFVVVMSGSDERSVPGNTVAVQADMPFSGLTTFGTAFLSKFVCSQMPHPLLEHITFVDTPGVLSGEKQRTQRAYDFTGVTSWFAAKCDLILLLFDPHKLDISDEFNRVISSLRGHDDKIRVVLNKADQVDTQQLMRVYGALMWSLGKVLKTPEVMRVYIGSFNDKPVNDAATGPLGKELFEKEQDDLLSDLKDVPKAACDRRINEFVKRARAAKIHAYIISHLKKEMPAMIGKAKAQQKLIDNLAAEFGKVQREFHLPPGDFPNVEFFRERLSGYNIDKFEKLKPKMTQAVDDMLAYDIPNLLKNFRNPYD, via the exons ATGGAGTTCGACCCGATCCCAATCGGTTCGTGCTCCAAAGAACACCAGATGATCTATAAGGAGTGGTTCAATTACGCTGATTCAG ATAGCGATGGCCGCATTACGGGGAGTGATGCCACCAAGTTTTTCGCCATGTCCAATTTGTCCCGCGAAGATCTTAAGCAG GTGTGGGCTATTGCAGATTCAAAGCGACAAGGATATCTTGGTTTCACTGAATTTATCATTGCTATGCAG CTAGTTTCTTTGGCTCAATCTGGGCACTCAATAACACCCGATCTGCTGACTAGTGATG tTGATTTTACAAATGGGAAACCTCCCTCAATGGAGGGTTTGGACGTATTACTAGTT AAGAAAAAGCATAAACAAAAAGAGGTTGATGCAAATG CAATTAGCAATAATGCAGGTAGTTCTCAATTGCAGCCATCACCATCAAGTAATTGGTTTTCTTCAAAGTCAACAAAAAAG GTGCCTCTTTCCTCTGTGACATCAATAATTGACGGCTTGAAGAGACTCTACATTCAGAAGTTGAAGCCATTAGAAGTTAATTACCGTTTTAATGATTTTGTATCCCCATTACTG ACAAATAGTGACTTTGATGCCAAACCAATGGTTATGCTTTTGGGTCAGTACTCAACTGGTAAAACAACATTTATCAAACATCTGCTTAAAAGTAGTTATCCAG GAGCACATATTGGACCTGAGCCAACAACTGATAGGTTTGTTGTTGTCATG TCTGGATCTGATGAGAGAAGCGTTCCTGGAAATACTGTTGCTGTCCAAGCAGACATGCCATTTAGTGGTCTTACAACTTTTGGCACAGcatttttgtcaaaatttgtGTGTTCACAGATGCCTCATCCT CTACTGGAACACATCACATTTGTTGACACTCCGGGAGTTCTATCTGGAGAAAAGCAACGCACACAACGAGCATATGATTTTACGGGTGTAACATCTTGGTTTGCTGCTAAGTGTGATTTGATTCTCCTTCTGTTTGATCCTCACAAACTTGACATCAGTGATGAGTTCAATCGTGTGATATCATCCTTACGGGGGCATGATGACAAAATCCGAGTGGTTTTGAACAAGGCAGACCAAGTTGATACCCAACAA TTGATGAGGGTTTATGGAGCCTTAATGTGGTCACTTGGGAAGGTGCTGAAGACACCTGAAGTAATGCGAGTGTATATTGG CTCCTTCAATGACAAGCCTGTAAATGATGCTGCCACTGGTCCACTTGGGAAGGAACTCTTTGAAAAGGAACAGGATGATCTACTCTCGGATCTGAAAGATGTACCAAAAGCAGCTTGTGATCGAAGA ATCAATGAGTTTGTAAAACGGGCCCGAGCAGCCAAGATACATGCTTACATTATCAGCCATCTTAAAAAGGAGATGCCTGCTATGATAGGCAAAGCTAAAGCTCAACAAAAGCTCATCGATAATTTGGCAGCTGAATTTGGAAAG GTACAAAGGGAGTTCCATTTACCTCCTGGCGATTTTCCAAATGTAGAGTTTTTCAGAGAGAGATTGAGTGGTTACAATATTGATAAGTTTGAaaaattgaaaccaaaaatgaCACAAGCAGTTGATGACATGTTAGCTTACGACATTCCTAATCTCTTGAAGAATTTTAGGAATCCCTATGATTAA
- the LOC114402574 gene encoding EH domain-containing protein 1-like isoform X2, whose protein sequence is MEFDPIPIGSCSKEHQMIYKEWFNYADSDSDGRITGSDATKFFAMSNLSREDLKQVWAIADSKRQGYLGFTEFIIAMQLVSLAQSGHSITPDLLTSDVDFTNGKPPSMEGLDVLLVKKKHKQKEVDANGSSQLQPSPSSNWFSSKSTKKVPLSSVTSIIDGLKRLYIQKLKPLEVNYRFNDFVSPLLTNSDFDAKPMVMLLGQYSTGKTTFIKHLLKSSYPGAHIGPEPTTDRFVVVMSGSDERSVPGNTVAVQADMPFSGLTTFGTAFLSKFVCSQMPHPLLEHITFVDTPGVLSGEKQRTQRAYDFTGVTSWFAAKCDLILLLFDPHKLDISDEFNRVISSLRGHDDKIRVVLNKADQVDTQQLMRVYGALMWSLGKVLKTPEVMRVYIGSFNDKPVNDAATGPLGKELFEKEQDDLLSDLKDVPKAACDRRINEFVKRARAAKIHAYIISHLKKEMPAMIGKAKAQQKLIDNLAAEFGKVQREFHLPPGDFPNVEFFRERLSGYNIDKFEKLKPKMTQAVDDMLAYDIPNLLKNFRNPYD, encoded by the exons ATGGAGTTCGACCCGATCCCAATCGGTTCGTGCTCCAAAGAACACCAGATGATCTATAAGGAGTGGTTCAATTACGCTGATTCAG ATAGCGATGGCCGCATTACGGGGAGTGATGCCACCAAGTTTTTCGCCATGTCCAATTTGTCCCGCGAAGATCTTAAGCAG GTGTGGGCTATTGCAGATTCAAAGCGACAAGGATATCTTGGTTTCACTGAATTTATCATTGCTATGCAG CTAGTTTCTTTGGCTCAATCTGGGCACTCAATAACACCCGATCTGCTGACTAGTGATG tTGATTTTACAAATGGGAAACCTCCCTCAATGGAGGGTTTGGACGTATTACTAGTT AAGAAAAAGCATAAACAAAAAGAGGTTGATGCAAATG GTAGTTCTCAATTGCAGCCATCACCATCAAGTAATTGGTTTTCTTCAAAGTCAACAAAAAAG GTGCCTCTTTCCTCTGTGACATCAATAATTGACGGCTTGAAGAGACTCTACATTCAGAAGTTGAAGCCATTAGAAGTTAATTACCGTTTTAATGATTTTGTATCCCCATTACTG ACAAATAGTGACTTTGATGCCAAACCAATGGTTATGCTTTTGGGTCAGTACTCAACTGGTAAAACAACATTTATCAAACATCTGCTTAAAAGTAGTTATCCAG GAGCACATATTGGACCTGAGCCAACAACTGATAGGTTTGTTGTTGTCATG TCTGGATCTGATGAGAGAAGCGTTCCTGGAAATACTGTTGCTGTCCAAGCAGACATGCCATTTAGTGGTCTTACAACTTTTGGCACAGcatttttgtcaaaatttgtGTGTTCACAGATGCCTCATCCT CTACTGGAACACATCACATTTGTTGACACTCCGGGAGTTCTATCTGGAGAAAAGCAACGCACACAACGAGCATATGATTTTACGGGTGTAACATCTTGGTTTGCTGCTAAGTGTGATTTGATTCTCCTTCTGTTTGATCCTCACAAACTTGACATCAGTGATGAGTTCAATCGTGTGATATCATCCTTACGGGGGCATGATGACAAAATCCGAGTGGTTTTGAACAAGGCAGACCAAGTTGATACCCAACAA TTGATGAGGGTTTATGGAGCCTTAATGTGGTCACTTGGGAAGGTGCTGAAGACACCTGAAGTAATGCGAGTGTATATTGG CTCCTTCAATGACAAGCCTGTAAATGATGCTGCCACTGGTCCACTTGGGAAGGAACTCTTTGAAAAGGAACAGGATGATCTACTCTCGGATCTGAAAGATGTACCAAAAGCAGCTTGTGATCGAAGA ATCAATGAGTTTGTAAAACGGGCCCGAGCAGCCAAGATACATGCTTACATTATCAGCCATCTTAAAAAGGAGATGCCTGCTATGATAGGCAAAGCTAAAGCTCAACAAAAGCTCATCGATAATTTGGCAGCTGAATTTGGAAAG GTACAAAGGGAGTTCCATTTACCTCCTGGCGATTTTCCAAATGTAGAGTTTTTCAGAGAGAGATTGAGTGGTTACAATATTGATAAGTTTGAaaaattgaaaccaaaaatgaCACAAGCAGTTGATGACATGTTAGCTTACGACATTCCTAATCTCTTGAAGAATTTTAGGAATCCCTATGATTAA
- the LOC114402588 gene encoding pyruvate dehydrogenase E1 component subunit beta, mitochondrial-like, translating into MLGVIRHKSIRPAFSAIRHLSSAAKEITVREALNSALDEEMSADPKVFLMGEEVGEYQGAYKISKGLLDKYGPERVLDTPITEAGFTGIGVGAAYYGLRPVVEFMTFNFSMQAIDHIINSAAKSNYMSAGQISVPIVFRGPNGAAAGVGAQHSQCYASWYGSCPGLKVLSPYSSEDARGLLKAAIRDPDPVVFLENELLYGESFPVSAEVLDSSFCLPIGKAKIEREGKDVTITAYSKMVGFALKAAETLAKEGISAEVINLRSIRPLDRSTINTSVRKTNRLVTVEEGFPQHGVGAEICTSVIEESFGYLDAPVERIAGADVPMPYAANLERMAVPQVEDIVRAAKRACYRSVPLAASA; encoded by the exons atgTTGGGTGTTATAAGGCACAAG AGTATTCGCCCTGCCTTCTCCGCAATCAGACACTTGTCTTCTGCAGCTAAAGAG ATTACTGTCAGGGAGGCTCTGAACTCCGCACTCGATGAGGAAATGTCAGCTGATCCTAAAGTGTTCTTGATGGGTGAAGAGGTTGGGGAATATCAGGGTGCATACAAG ATATCCAAGGGGCTGCTCGACAAGTATGGCCCCGAGAGGGTTCTCGATACTCCAATCACTGAg GCTGGGTTTACTGGGATTGGAGTTGGCGCTGCTTACTATGGTCTAAGGCCTGTTGTGGAGTTCATGACTTTTAACTTCTCCATGCAG GCAATAGATCATATTATTAACTCTGCCGCAAAATCAAACTACATGTCTGCTGGGCAAATATCTGTGCCTATTGTCTTTAGAGGACCCAATGGTGCCGCTGCTGGAGTTGGTGCTCAGCATTCTCAA TGTTATGCATCTTGGTATGGTTCATGCCCTGGGTTGAAAGTCTTGTCACCATATTCATCTGAAGATGCTCGTGGTTTGCTTAAAGCTGCTATAAGGGACCCTGATCCTGTTGTTTTCCTTGAAAATGAATTGTT ATATGGTGAGTCATTCCCTGTTTCGGCCGAAGTTCTTGATTCCAGTTTTTGCCTTCCCATAGGAAAAGCAAAG ATTGAGAGGGAAGGAAAAGATGTGACTATTACAGCCTATTCGAAAATGGTTGGCTTTGCTCTCAAG GCTGCTGAGACACTGGCAAAGGAAGGAATCAGTGCTGAG GTCATTAATTTGCGTTCAATCCGGCCACTTGATCGATCCACAATCAATACTTCTGTCAGGAAAACCAACAGGCTGGTGACAGTTGAAGAAGGGTTTCCTCAGCATGGCGTTGGCGCTGAAATCTG CACATCTGTCATTGAGGAGAGTTTTGGTTATCTTGATGCACCGGTTGAGAGAATTGCCGGGGCTGATGTTCCCATGCCATATGCAGCAAATCTGGAAAGAATGGCTGTCCCACAG GTTGAAGATATTGTTCGTGCTGCAAAGAGAGCATGCTACAGATCTGTGCCTTTGGCCGCATCTGCTTGA